The Ornithinimicrobium faecis genome includes a window with the following:
- a CDS encoding ABC transporter ATP-binding protein, with translation MSTEVSARSAVTRSAAERTAALRVRDVRVAYHRVEVLREITLDLQAGEWLGLIGPNGSGKSTLLRAAVGLVPSSGRFEVASGRPPQPTDLSLMPQAPELPPGMSVVEYVLLGRTAHLGWLGSESRSDRQIAVNVLRRLGMASFADRTVLHLSGGEAQRVVIARALAQQAPVLLLDEPTSALDLGHQVEVLELVDELRHEEGLTVVAAMHDLGIAARYADRLALLHRGHLMAHGTPEQVLERDLLSQVYGHPLHVHTIEGHLVVTPAPRHTKERS, from the coding sequence ATGAGCACGGAGGTGTCTGCGCGCTCGGCTGTGACGCGCTCGGCTGCGGAGCGCACTGCCGCTCTGCGGGTGCGCGACGTGCGCGTGGCCTATCACCGCGTCGAGGTCCTGCGCGAGATCACCCTCGACCTGCAGGCAGGGGAGTGGCTGGGCCTGATCGGGCCGAACGGCTCGGGCAAGTCCACCCTGCTGCGCGCCGCCGTCGGGCTGGTGCCCAGCTCGGGGCGCTTTGAGGTGGCCTCCGGTCGCCCGCCGCAGCCGACCGACCTGTCCCTGATGCCGCAGGCGCCGGAGCTGCCGCCGGGGATGAGCGTTGTCGAGTATGTCCTGCTCGGCCGCACCGCCCACCTCGGCTGGCTCGGGTCCGAGTCGCGCTCCGACCGGCAGATCGCGGTCAACGTCCTGCGCCGGCTGGGGATGGCCTCCTTCGCTGACCGCACGGTCCTGCACCTGTCCGGTGGTGAGGCGCAGCGGGTGGTAATCGCCCGGGCCCTGGCCCAGCAGGCGCCGGTGCTCCTGCTCGACGAGCCGACGAGCGCGCTCGACCTCGGTCACCAGGTCGAGGTGCTCGAGCTGGTCGACGAGTTGCGGCACGAGGAGGGGCTCACCGTGGTCGCGGCCATGCACGACCTGGGCATCGCGGCGCGGTATGCCGACCGGCTGGCTCTGCTCCACAGAGGTCACCTGATGGCGCACGGCACCCCTGAGCAGGTGCTCGAGCGCGACCTGCTCTCGCAGGTCTATGGCCACCCGCTCCACGTTCACACCATCGAGGGCCACCTCGTTGTCACACCCGCCCCACGGCACACCAAGGAGAGATCATGA
- the cobO gene encoding cob(I)yrinic acid a,c-diamide adenosyltransferase has translation MTEHAEPRTKRPYDRRELRSAPSLVLVNTGHGKGKSTAAFGTLLRSRGRDWPTAVVQFIKSGRWRTGEEAMMRQLGVDWFAAGDGFSWESDDLDESQAKAVAAWSFSRGLIEAGEHRMIMLDEISYPLNWGWIDIEEVAAVLRDRPEDVSVFLTGREMPAPIVEVADTVTEMVPVKHAFQQGIRARRGIDY, from the coding sequence ATGACCGAGCACGCTGAGCCCCGCACCAAGCGCCCCTATGACCGCCGCGAGCTGCGGTCCGCACCCTCGCTGGTGCTCGTCAACACCGGCCACGGCAAGGGCAAGTCCACCGCCGCCTTCGGGACCCTGCTGCGCAGCCGGGGCCGGGACTGGCCGACCGCGGTCGTGCAGTTCATCAAGTCCGGGCGGTGGCGGACGGGGGAGGAGGCCATGATGCGCCAGCTCGGTGTCGACTGGTTCGCGGCCGGCGACGGCTTCTCGTGGGAGTCCGATGATCTCGACGAGAGCCAGGCCAAGGCGGTCGCGGCCTGGTCGTTCTCCCGCGGCCTCATCGAGGCGGGCGAGCACCGGATGATCATGCTCGATGAGATCTCCTATCCCCTCAACTGGGGCTGGATCGACATCGAGGAGGTGGCGGCCGTGCTGCGCGATCGCCCGGAGGACGTCAGTGTCTTCCTCACCGGTCGCGAGATGCCCGCCCCGATCGTCGAGGTGGCCGACACGGTGACCGAGATGGTGCCGGTCAAGCACGCGTTCCAGCAGGGCATCCGGGCACGCCGTGGCATCGACTACTGA
- a CDS encoding cobyric acid synthase, which yields MGTERESLADVRSGALLVVGATSSAGKTTVVSALCRALARRGVDVAPFKAQNMSNHAAVTPDGGEIGRAQAMQALAARVETDVRIGPVLLKPSGERSSHVVVLGREDGVADAVGYGERARLLRPVVLDALQSLRGEHEVVVLEGAGGAAEINLLERDLVNLPLAAAAGLPAVLVVDIERGGAFASAYGTWALLPERLRSCLRGFIINSFRGEVSLLSDGLRDLEERTGLPVLGVLPHLGDHVMLGQEDALGLDQHVFGSRSASSGAGDRPGRVGRPGRAGRPGRVGRPVRVAVIGLPHLANPADLDPLVLEPSVDLRAATVPGDLAEADLIIVPGSRTTVADLDWLRAQGLDEALRECAAQPEGPWILGICAGYQMLGEVIDDEVESGRGRVPGLGVLPVQTTFAAPKVVTRVRGRLAADADVDATGYEIRWGRPQPAAGATPWLELDPAEPGDAGRPLVDGCVSDDGRVIGTSVHGILDSDLLRQKLIGDIAAARGRDFDPLLFGHADALEAHLEHLAGWAEKHLDVPGLLELAHTAVAVHQAPGW from the coding sequence GTGGGGACTGAGCGCGAGTCACTGGCCGACGTCCGGTCCGGCGCGCTGCTGGTCGTCGGCGCCACCAGCAGCGCAGGGAAGACCACGGTGGTGTCCGCGCTCTGTCGGGCCCTGGCTCGGCGCGGGGTGGACGTGGCACCGTTCAAGGCCCAGAACATGTCCAACCATGCGGCGGTCACCCCCGACGGCGGCGAGATCGGGCGCGCCCAGGCGATGCAGGCCCTGGCCGCGCGGGTCGAGACGGACGTGCGCATAGGACCGGTGCTGCTCAAGCCCTCTGGGGAGCGGTCCTCGCACGTGGTCGTGCTGGGTCGCGAAGACGGTGTTGCCGACGCGGTGGGTTATGGCGAGCGCGCCCGGCTCCTGCGCCCCGTGGTGCTGGACGCGCTGCAGTCGCTGCGGGGCGAGCACGAGGTTGTTGTGCTGGAGGGCGCTGGCGGAGCGGCCGAGATCAACCTGCTGGAGCGCGACCTGGTCAATCTGCCCCTCGCGGCGGCGGCCGGGCTGCCGGCGGTGCTGGTGGTGGACATCGAGCGGGGCGGGGCGTTTGCCTCGGCCTATGGCACCTGGGCCCTGCTGCCCGAGCGGCTGCGGTCCTGCCTGCGCGGCTTCATCATCAACAGCTTCCGCGGGGAGGTGTCGTTGCTCAGTGACGGGCTGCGCGACCTGGAGGAGCGCACCGGGCTCCCGGTGCTCGGCGTGCTGCCGCACCTGGGGGACCACGTGATGCTCGGGCAGGAGGACGCGCTGGGTCTGGACCAGCACGTCTTCGGGTCCCGGTCGGCGTCATCGGGAGCAGGCGATCGCCCGGGCCGGGTCGGTCGCCCCGGCCGCGCCGGTCGCCCGGGCCGTGTCGGTCGCCCGGTCCGGGTCGCCGTGATCGGTCTGCCGCACCTGGCCAACCCCGCCGACCTCGACCCGCTCGTGCTGGAGCCCTCGGTGGACCTGCGCGCGGCCACCGTCCCGGGTGATCTCGCCGAGGCCGACCTGATCATCGTCCCCGGGAGCCGGACGACCGTCGCCGACCTGGACTGGCTGCGTGCGCAGGGGCTGGACGAGGCCCTGCGCGAGTGTGCTGCGCAGCCGGAGGGTCCGTGGATCCTCGGGATCTGCGCGGGCTATCAGATGCTCGGTGAGGTCATCGACGACGAGGTGGAGTCCGGGCGGGGACGGGTGCCCGGGCTGGGTGTGCTCCCGGTGCAGACGACCTTTGCCGCGCCCAAGGTCGTCACCCGGGTGCGCGGCAGGCTCGCCGCGGACGCCGATGTCGACGCGACGGGATATGAAATCCGTTGGGGCCGACCGCAACCCGCTGCCGGAGCCACACCGTGGCTCGAGCTGGACCCGGCTGAGCCGGGCGATGCGGGGCGGCCGCTCGTCGACGGCTGCGTCAGCGACGACGGCAGGGTCATCGGCACGTCGGTGCACGGCATCCTCGACTCGGACCTGTTGCGACAGAAGCTCATCGGGGATATCGCGGCCGCCCGGGGTCGGGACTTCGACCCGCTGCTGTTCGGTCATGCCGATGCCCTCGAGGCGCACCTGGAGCACCTTGCCGGCTGGGCCGAGAAGCATCTCGACGTGCCAGGGCTCCTCGAGCTCGCCCACACTGCGGTCGCCGTCCACCAGGCACCTGGATGGTGA
- the cbiB gene encoding adenosylcobinamide-phosphate synthase CbiB: protein MSGHALGTAVGLLLDRALGEPPDAWHPVAWFGTAMQHVEQRLYADNRVRGTAHAAIGAGTGLLAGVVLVRVCDLAPVPRPLGRVVATALAVGVASSGRMLRNTSQDIQQLLAQEDLAGARERVTWLVGRDPSGLDASGIASAVVESLAENTVDAVVAPVFWALVAGAPGVLAHRAVNTMDAMVGHHSERYERYGWAAARLDDLMAWVPARIMAGVVAVVSCLTPDAPGPQAVLRIVRRDAPAHPSPNAGVAESAAAAALGVRLGGPLHYGSRFEDRPVLGEGPRPTAHTISSARSLVDAVEWALVAGTLASALASHQPEREEPP, encoded by the coding sequence GTGAGCGGCCACGCGCTCGGGACGGCCGTCGGTCTGCTGCTCGACCGGGCGCTCGGTGAACCGCCGGACGCCTGGCACCCGGTCGCCTGGTTCGGCACCGCCATGCAGCACGTGGAGCAGCGGCTGTATGCCGACAACCGGGTCCGTGGAACCGCTCACGCGGCGATCGGTGCCGGCACGGGACTGCTCGCCGGGGTGGTGCTCGTCAGGGTGTGTGATCTGGCGCCGGTGCCCCGTCCCCTTGGGCGTGTGGTGGCGACCGCGCTGGCGGTCGGGGTCGCGAGCTCCGGGCGGATGCTGCGCAACACCTCCCAGGACATCCAGCAGCTGCTTGCGCAGGAGGACCTGGCGGGCGCACGGGAGCGGGTCACCTGGTTGGTGGGCCGGGACCCGTCGGGCCTGGACGCGTCCGGGATCGCGTCGGCGGTGGTGGAGTCGTTGGCCGAGAACACCGTCGACGCCGTCGTCGCCCCTGTCTTCTGGGCCCTGGTGGCGGGTGCTCCGGGTGTGCTGGCGCACCGCGCCGTCAACACGATGGACGCGATGGTGGGTCACCACTCCGAGCGTTATGAGCGCTATGGCTGGGCCGCGGCCCGCCTCGATGACCTGATGGCCTGGGTGCCCGCCCGGATCATGGCCGGCGTGGTCGCTGTGGTGTCGTGCCTGACACCTGACGCACCCGGACCGCAGGCCGTCCTGCGGATCGTGCGCCGCGACGCACCGGCTCATCCGTCACCGAACGCCGGGGTCGCCGAGAGCGCGGCCGCCGCAGCACTCGGGGTGCGCCTGGGCGGGCCGCTCCACTACGGCTCGCGCTTCGAGGACCGGCCTGTCCTGGGAGAGGGTCCACGCCCCACGGCGCACACCATCTCCTCGGCGCGTTCACTCGTCGACGCGGTGGAGTGGGCGCTGGTCGCTGGAACCCTGGCGTCCGCGCTAGCGTCCCATCAACCCGAGCGAGAGGAACCGCCATGA
- a CDS encoding pyridoxal phosphate-dependent aminotransferase — MSTATRVTSLSPSLIRAMSVGAPPEAIDLGLGVPGWALPEPARAALARCADRDEPLGYGPNGGVPELVAAVGDYHLLANADRADQVMVTAGSQAALTALFLAHVSPGQIVLVPDPGFPAYATLARLAGALPVPYRLGAQGALDPAVFTAALDTGDVALAVINHPGNPTGGGASLDALAAVASASRAAGAVLVSDEVYREVHLGPRPASLRDVTDSGVVVSSVSKGWAAPGLRVGWAVGDPALLQPARLVHNAMTTSAAQTSQLAATALLRASDQVLRQTRRELITRWSVAQTGPAAVRPVGTPAGGFYAWIPVPQWAAHDTTGFCLRVRDEGSVVVVPGTAFGAAGEGFVRVSCGGDPKLLAQGLARMAPFWEAP, encoded by the coding sequence ATGAGCACCGCGACCAGGGTCACCTCGCTCTCGCCGTCGCTGATCCGGGCCATGTCAGTGGGTGCTCCTCCGGAGGCGATTGACCTGGGGCTCGGCGTGCCCGGCTGGGCCCTTCCCGAGCCGGCCCGTGCTGCGCTGGCCCGGTGCGCTGACCGTGACGAGCCACTGGGCTATGGCCCCAACGGCGGCGTCCCCGAACTCGTTGCGGCAGTGGGTGACTATCACCTCCTCGCCAACGCGGACCGTGCCGATCAGGTGATGGTCACCGCGGGCAGCCAGGCCGCGCTGACCGCCCTCTTCCTGGCCCACGTCTCCCCCGGTCAGATCGTGCTGGTCCCCGACCCCGGCTTCCCTGCCTATGCGACGCTGGCCCGCCTGGCTGGCGCGCTCCCGGTGCCCTATCGGCTCGGGGCCCAGGGCGCGTTGGACCCGGCGGTCTTCACTGCGGCACTGGACACCGGTGACGTGGCGCTGGCGGTCATCAACCACCCCGGCAACCCGACCGGCGGCGGCGCCTCCCTGGACGCCCTGGCTGCGGTGGCGTCAGCGTCCCGCGCTGCGGGGGCCGTGCTGGTCTCCGACGAGGTCTATCGCGAGGTGCACCTCGGCCCGCGGCCAGCCTCGCTGCGGGATGTGACCGACAGCGGTGTCGTCGTGTCCTCGGTCAGCAAGGGCTGGGCGGCCCCCGGTCTCCGAGTCGGCTGGGCGGTCGGCGACCCCGCCCTGCTGCAGCCGGCCCGCCTTGTGCACAACGCCATGACGACCAGCGCGGCACAGACCAGCCAACTGGCAGCGACGGCGCTGCTGCGCGCCTCGGACCAGGTGCTGCGTCAGACCCGCCGAGAGCTGATCACACGCTGGTCGGTCGCGCAGACCGGCCCGGCCGCGGTGCGTCCGGTGGGGACGCCAGCTGGCGGCTTCTATGCCTGGATCCCGGTGCCGCAGTGGGCAGCCCACGACACCACCGGGTTCTGTCTGCGCGTGCGCGACGAGGGCAGCGTCGTCGTCGTGCCCGGCACCGCGTTCGGTGCCGCCGGCGAGGGCTTCGTGCGAGTCTCCTGCGGCGGTGACCCGAAACTGCTGGCCCAGGGGCTGGCCCGGATGGCACCGTTCTGGGAGGCACCATGA
- a CDS encoding 2,3,4,5-tetrahydropyridine-2,6-dicarboxylate N-succinyltransferase — MTATAATAETVQTSRTELREFVSRPVPELREDPTAPQRISEFLGALESGEVRAAERDADGTWHANAWVKSGILAAFALSETLELPGWPGGAVDKSLVPPRQIESRHGIRLVPGGTSVRRGAGLAAGTVVMPPSYLNTGAWVGAGSMVDSHVLVGSCAQVGEHVHLSTAVQLGGVLEPVGATPVVIEDDVFVGAQCGLFEGVIVRERAVLAPGVTLTSRTVIYDLVNGREVRGEVPAGAVVVPGSRPARGAYAEGLGLSLYAPVIVKYRDGSTDASTVLEEALR, encoded by the coding sequence ATGACCGCGACTGCCGCGACCGCCGAGACCGTCCAGACCTCCCGCACGGAGCTGCGCGAGTTCGTCAGCCGACCGGTCCCCGAGCTGCGCGAGGATCCGACTGCGCCGCAACGGATCAGCGAGTTCTTGGGCGCCCTGGAGTCGGGCGAGGTCCGTGCGGCCGAGCGCGACGCCGACGGCACCTGGCACGCCAACGCCTGGGTGAAGTCCGGCATCCTGGCGGCCTTTGCCCTCAGCGAGACGCTGGAGCTGCCCGGCTGGCCCGGCGGTGCGGTCGACAAGTCGCTCGTGCCGCCGCGACAGATCGAGTCACGCCACGGCATCCGGCTGGTCCCCGGCGGCACCTCGGTGCGCCGCGGCGCGGGCCTGGCCGCGGGCACCGTCGTCATGCCGCCGAGCTATCTCAACACCGGCGCCTGGGTCGGTGCCGGCTCCATGGTCGACAGTCACGTGCTGGTCGGCTCCTGCGCGCAGGTCGGCGAGCACGTGCACCTGAGCACCGCGGTCCAGCTCGGCGGGGTGCTCGAGCCGGTCGGCGCCACCCCCGTCGTGATCGAGGACGACGTCTTCGTGGGGGCCCAGTGCGGCCTGTTCGAGGGCGTCATTGTCCGGGAGCGCGCGGTCCTAGCGCCCGGCGTCACGCTCACCTCCCGCACCGTGATCTATGACCTGGTCAACGGGCGTGAGGTGCGCGGCGAGGTGCCAGCCGGAGCGGTCGTGGTCCCCGGGTCGCGTCCGGCCCGTGGCGCGTATGCCGAGGGGCTGGGTCTGTCCCTCTATGCGCCGGTGATCGTGAAGTATCGCGACGGCTCCACCGATGCCTCGACAGTCCTTGAGGAGGCGCTGCGATGA
- the dapA gene encoding 4-hydroxy-tetrahydrodipicolinate synthase gives MSGAQFTGLGVALATPFTTGTEAAAKHGGSSRKRPAVDVTAFRSLVEHVVAGGADFLVVLGSTGEAATVTECERTDLITTARQAAPGVPLVVGTGHNNTEYAVELARAAVASGADGLLVVTPYYNKPQPAGIVAHFRAIAEELPGVPVIAYNVPGRTGSNLTPETLRDLWAIPEVLAVKESSGDLRQIAQICREAPSGKTVLAGDDDLALPAIAVGATGLVSVCGNVAPAQTTALVRAALAGDLPLARALNAELAPLVSALFCESNPVPLKAALACLGLATGMVRAPLAPAAPDTWARIQSVLSDLGLTPHHALGGVESAPHGALGGVESAPHGALGGVESAPHGALGGADSRHTTRSVVAEAVAS, from the coding sequence ATGAGCGGTGCACAGTTCACCGGCCTCGGCGTGGCGCTCGCCACCCCGTTCACGACAGGGACGGAGGCGGCCGCCAAGCACGGAGGTTCCTCCCGCAAGCGGCCGGCCGTGGATGTGACGGCCTTCCGGTCCCTGGTCGAGCATGTCGTCGCCGGCGGCGCGGACTTCCTGGTCGTCCTGGGATCCACGGGCGAGGCGGCGACGGTCACCGAGTGCGAGCGCACCGACCTGATCACGACGGCACGGCAGGCGGCACCCGGCGTGCCCTTGGTCGTGGGGACCGGGCACAACAACACGGAGTATGCCGTGGAGCTGGCCCGCGCGGCCGTCGCCTCGGGTGCGGACGGGCTGCTCGTCGTGACCCCCTACTACAACAAGCCACAGCCCGCCGGGATCGTGGCGCACTTCCGTGCGATCGCCGAGGAGCTGCCGGGCGTGCCCGTCATCGCCTACAACGTGCCCGGGCGCACCGGGTCCAACCTGACCCCGGAGACGCTGCGCGACCTGTGGGCGATCCCGGAGGTCTTGGCGGTCAAGGAGTCCTCCGGCGACCTGCGCCAGATCGCGCAGATCTGCCGGGAGGCGCCGTCGGGCAAGACCGTCCTGGCCGGTGATGACGACCTGGCATTGCCCGCCATCGCGGTGGGCGCGACCGGCCTGGTCTCGGTGTGCGGCAACGTCGCTCCCGCTCAGACGACTGCGCTGGTGCGGGCCGCGCTGGCCGGTGACCTGCCCCTGGCGCGCGCGCTCAACGCCGAGCTGGCACCGCTGGTCTCGGCTCTGTTCTGCGAGTCAAACCCGGTGCCGCTCAAGGCAGCCCTGGCCTGTCTCGGTCTGGCGACCGGCATGGTCCGTGCCCCGCTCGCGCCAGCGGCTCCGGACACCTGGGCACGGATCCAGTCAGTCCTGTCCGACCTGGGCCTGACACCACACCACGCGCTCGGTGGGGTCGAATCTGCACCACACGGCGCGCTCGGTGGGGTCGAATCTGCACCGCACGGCGCGCTCGGTGGGGTCGAATCTGCACCACACGGCGCGCTCGGTGGGGCAGATTCTCGCCACACGACGCGCTCGGTCGTTGCTGAGGCGGTGGCGTCATGA
- a CDS encoding 4-hydroxy-tetrahydrodipicolinate reductase gives MPLQIGIFGRGRLGSAIAAAAEQSDDIVVAWLVGHQTPQDLAPVDVALEVSHADAVADRLAWAHESGTDLIIGTTGWDPALTQTSPQSVPSQPTAAASGGESPAIGILTAPNFSLTVALMRRISLALGRYAALTGADLAVSEIHHTRKVDAPSGTALLLREALSQGSGQDAIQTSSLRLGDVIGRHDVHLTSAAESITLTHEAHSRETYGLGALTAARWLRGRRGTFTFDDLAAEVLDPLFHSTPTQKEEP, from the coding sequence GTGCCGCTGCAGATCGGGATCTTCGGACGGGGCCGCCTAGGCTCCGCGATCGCTGCTGCCGCCGAGCAGTCGGACGACATCGTGGTCGCCTGGCTGGTCGGTCACCAGACGCCGCAGGACCTCGCCCCCGTCGACGTCGCCCTCGAGGTCAGCCACGCCGACGCCGTCGCGGACCGCCTCGCCTGGGCCCACGAGAGCGGCACCGACCTGATCATCGGCACCACCGGCTGGGACCCGGCGCTCACCCAGACCAGCCCCCAGTCCGTCCCCAGTCAGCCCACAGCCGCGGCGAGCGGCGGGGAGAGTCCGGCGATCGGCATACTGACCGCCCCGAACTTTTCCCTCACCGTCGCGCTCATGCGCCGCATCAGCCTCGCCCTCGGCCGCTATGCCGCCCTCACCGGCGCCGACCTGGCCGTCAGCGAGATCCACCACACCCGCAAGGTCGACGCCCCCAGCGGCACCGCGCTCCTGCTGCGTGAGGCTCTCTCGCAGGGCTCGGGGCAGGACGCGATCCAGACCTCCAGCCTGCGCCTAGGCGACGTCATCGGGCGCCACGACGTGCACCTGACTAGCGCGGCCGAGTCGATCACGCTCACGCACGAGGCGCACAGCCGCGAGACGTACGGCCTGGGCGCGCTCACTGCGGCCCGCTGGTTGCGCGGCCGCCGCGGCACCTTCACCTTCGACGACCTCGCCGCAGAGGTCCTCGACCCACTCTTTCACTCCACACCCACACAGAAGGAGGAACCATGA
- a CDS encoding HNH endonuclease signature motif containing protein, with translation MKQTGATATVGDEVLDRVGGAWDVAVEAEFAEMLIAAADAGGGWGAYGPEGDPGCVQYWDRVAEVDQLLVEQGAVSAAEVLSEGLAAAVGGVGRAGGLGPSELVSVFDPGVIDALEVAGELRARSDGVVVALAAEAYTRGLHMAVGLSLVDWLRVRCPWLSVTDAGQIRTVVLAGERSWGKPLVGRVAAGEVAVYRGAKVAKTITRLVPSLGLAEQQEYAQIAINAAANEEISDRDLEVVCQELLQRLLDEKPKEERERTAQTLRRVTRRPLAKGMTRFTIDAPQGDAALLEGVLNGPLAAPEPEHDGALDHRSWSQRAYDALVMVINRGLSNPGAPPSSGRASVMITVKADPATGKPVGAGVTALGQVLDAQQVGRFACIGDVTPIALGEYGEPLNLGRTVRLATPGQFKSLLVRDQKCTYPGCSIPGTWCDSHHLVWWCRDGNTDIAVLVLLCPRHHTLVHQKDLMATVSGSVVTWHV, from the coding sequence ATGAAGCAGACAGGCGCGACGGCGACGGTTGGGGATGAGGTCCTCGATCGTGTTGGTGGTGCCTGGGATGTGGCGGTGGAGGCTGAGTTCGCGGAGATGTTGATTGCTGCGGCGGATGCTGGGGGCGGGTGGGGTGCCTACGGTCCGGAGGGGGATCCGGGGTGTGTCCAGTATTGGGATCGGGTTGCTGAGGTCGATCAACTGTTGGTGGAGCAGGGGGCGGTGTCGGCGGCGGAGGTCCTCTCGGAAGGGCTGGCGGCCGCTGTGGGTGGGGTGGGGCGTGCTGGGGGTTTGGGGCCGTCGGAGTTGGTGTCGGTTTTCGACCCGGGTGTGATCGACGCCTTGGAGGTGGCTGGGGAGTTGCGGGCGAGGTCGGACGGGGTGGTCGTCGCGCTGGCGGCGGAGGCGTACACGCGCGGGTTGCATATGGCGGTCGGGTTGTCCCTGGTGGATTGGTTGCGGGTGCGCTGCCCGTGGCTGTCGGTGACCGACGCCGGGCAGATTCGTACGGTGGTGTTGGCGGGGGAGAGGAGTTGGGGCAAGCCACTGGTGGGGCGGGTGGCTGCTGGGGAGGTCGCGGTGTATCGGGGTGCGAAGGTCGCGAAGACGATCACCCGGTTGGTGCCGAGCCTGGGGCTGGCCGAGCAGCAGGAGTACGCGCAGATCGCGATCAACGCGGCAGCGAACGAGGAGATCAGCGACAGGGATCTGGAGGTCGTGTGCCAGGAGCTGCTCCAACGCCTGCTGGACGAGAAGCCGAAAGAGGAGCGGGAGCGCACCGCGCAGACGTTGCGGCGAGTGACTCGCCGCCCGTTGGCCAAGGGCATGACCCGCTTCACGATCGACGCACCCCAAGGGGACGCAGCCCTGCTCGAGGGAGTGCTCAACGGGCCCCTCGCAGCGCCGGAGCCGGAGCACGATGGGGCGCTGGATCACCGGTCCTGGTCCCAGCGGGCGTATGACGCGTTGGTGATGGTGATCAACCGTGGCCTGTCCAACCCTGGGGCACCACCGTCGTCTGGGCGGGCGTCGGTGATGATCACGGTGAAGGCGGACCCTGCGACGGGCAAGCCGGTGGGGGCTGGGGTGACGGCGTTGGGTCAGGTGTTGGATGCCCAGCAGGTCGGGAGGTTCGCGTGTATCGGGGACGTGACCCCGATCGCTCTGGGGGAGTATGGCGAGCCGCTGAACCTCGGTCGGACGGTGCGACTGGCGACGCCTGGGCAGTTCAAATCGTTGCTGGTCAGGGACCAGAAATGTACGTATCCGGGGTGTTCGATCCCGGGGACTTGGTGCGATTCGCATCACCTAGTGTGGTGGTGTCGTGACGGCAACACGGACATCGCTGTCCTGGTCCTACTCTGTCCACGACATCACACATTAGTGCACCAGAAAGACCTGATGGCGACCGTGTCCGGGTCCGTCGTGACCTGGCACGTGTGA
- a CDS encoding GlxA family transcriptional regulator encodes MTDPEVLVIGYDGAELVDIASVTSALALANRLGAKPRYAVRLASLGGRDITCDSGQRLVAQCDIASVQSVDTLVVSGGLGHDPASRNGQLLGHVRRLAGTARRVTSVCTGTSVLAAAGLLDGKRATTHWFYAADLARRFPRVKVDSSPVYIREGRYATSGGVTASLDLTLALIEEDHTAELARWVAMGMVTYLQRPGNQAQMSIFTEVPHPDDAVVQQILDHVLAHPDRDLSTNALAGLVGVSSRQLTRLFQQHLHAPPAAAVRRIRLELAARLLATSELPLSQVARSCGFSSAETLRQAFATRYGTSPRAFRSTHSRSAADPTHQSA; translated from the coding sequence ATGACGGATCCCGAGGTGCTCGTGATCGGTTATGACGGCGCCGAGCTGGTCGACATCGCGAGCGTCACGTCGGCGCTGGCCCTCGCCAACCGCCTGGGTGCCAAGCCGCGGTATGCCGTGCGGCTGGCTTCCCTGGGCGGGCGCGACATCACCTGTGACTCGGGGCAGCGCCTGGTGGCTCAGTGCGACATCGCCAGTGTGCAGTCGGTGGACACCCTGGTGGTCTCCGGAGGCCTTGGGCACGACCCGGCCAGCCGCAACGGCCAGCTGCTCGGGCACGTCCGGCGCCTGGCCGGCACGGCCCGCAGGGTGACCTCGGTCTGCACCGGCACCTCGGTCCTGGCCGCCGCAGGGCTGCTGGACGGCAAGCGAGCAACGACCCACTGGTTCTATGCCGCAGACCTGGCCCGGAGGTTCCCGCGGGTGAAGGTGGACTCCTCCCCGGTCTACATCCGTGAGGGCCGCTATGCCACCTCCGGCGGGGTGACCGCCTCCCTCGACCTGACCCTCGCCCTCATTGAAGAGGACCACACGGCCGAACTCGCACGCTGGGTGGCGATGGGGATGGTCACGTATCTGCAGCGCCCGGGCAACCAGGCGCAGATGAGCATCTTCACCGAGGTGCCGCACCCGGATGACGCTGTGGTGCAGCAGATCCTGGATCATGTGCTGGCCCACCCCGACCGCGACCTGTCCACCAACGCCCTCGCCGGCCTCGTCGGGGTGAGCAGTCGGCAGCTGACGCGGCTGTTCCAGCAGCACCTGCACGCTCCGCCAGCGGCTGCTGTCCGACGGATCCGGCTGGAGCTCGCTGCCCGGCTGCTCGCGACGTCGGAGCTGCCCCTCTCACAGGTTGCCAGGAGCTGTGGGTTCAGCTCGGCCGAGACCCTGCGGCAGGCCTTCGCCACGCGCTATGGCACCAGCCCCCGAGCGTTCCGCAGCACGCACTCCCGGTCGGCCGCGGACCCGACGCACCAGTCCGCCTGA
- a CDS encoding MmcQ/YjbR family DNA-binding protein — protein sequence MRGRRKFRVGSIVFVAFSLDEEVVEFAFPKDERDGLIASDPGTFSLPAPSDLRFNWVRARRDRLDPVEAREFVVDAWGMCVPQKLIRAWDAAHPDGPA from the coding sequence GTGCGTGGCCGTCGCAAGTTCCGCGTGGGTTCGATCGTCTTCGTCGCCTTCTCGCTCGATGAGGAGGTCGTCGAGTTCGCCTTCCCCAAGGATGAGCGGGACGGCTTGATTGCCAGTGATCCCGGCACCTTCTCGCTGCCCGCGCCCAGTGACCTGCGCTTCAACTGGGTGCGCGCACGCAGGGACCGGCTGGACCCGGTCGAGGCCCGCGAGTTCGTCGTCGATGCCTGGGGCATGTGCGTGCCGCAGAAGTTGATCCGCGCCTGGGACGCGGCCCACCCGGATGGACCTGCGTGA